Proteins found in one Oryza glaberrima chromosome 4, OglaRS2, whole genome shotgun sequence genomic segment:
- the LOC127771745 gene encoding probable methyltransferase PMT26 isoform X1, which yields MAFGSHTRLDVRRAQQHSSFCSPSSAAAVLVALALVAVWMASSTLVTPADFSPFRPTTTTARPRNRMDPVTVEEDADDPPPLTLTQTETGPGGDNGSHSHSPSLETATEADPQAAQSNSNTKDTPHNKQQQTASPTPSSYAWKLCNTEAGPDYIPCLDNLQAIRNLRTTKHYEHRERHCPQHPPTCLVPLPNGYTNPIRWPNSRDQIWYNNVPHTKLVEYKGHQNWVKVSGEYLTFPGGGTQFKHGALHYIDFIQEAKKDIAWGKQTRVVLDVGCGVASFGGYLFDRDVLTMSFAPKDEHEAQVQFALERGIPAISAVMGTKRLPFPGRVFDVVHCARCRVPWHIEGGKLLLELDRLLRPGGYFVWSATPVYQKLPEDVEIWEAMSTLTRSMCWEMVNKVKDRVNRVGIAIFRKPTDNSCYEARSAANPPICGEYDDPDAAWNISLQSCVHRLPTDPAIRGSQWPVEWPLRLEKPPYWLKNSEAGVYGKPATEDFQADYEHWKQVISNSYMNDLGIDWSAVRNVMDMKAAYGGFAAALRDLKLWVMNVIPIDSPDTLPIIYERGLFGIYHDWCESFSTYPRTYDLLHANHLFSKIKKSDRCKLVAVMVEVDRILRPGGRLIVRDSMETMHEVESMAKSLHWEVRKSYSQDNEGLLFVEKTMWRPNEVEAKL from the exons ATGGCGTTTGGCAGCCACACGCGCCTGGATGTGAGGCGGGCGCAGCAGCACTCCTCATTctgctccccctcctccgccgccgccgtcttggtGGCGCTGGCCTTGGTCGCCGTCTGGATGGCCTCTTCCACGCTCGTCACCCCCGCGGATTTCTCCCCCTTCCGCCCCACAACCACAACCGCTCGACCTCGGAATCGGATGGATCCTGTGACTGTTGAAGAGGACGCCGACGACCCTCCTCCACTCACACTCACACAGACTGAGACCGGACCCGGAGGGGATAATGgctcccactcccactcccCCTCCCTGGAGACCGCTACAGAGGCAGACCCTCAAGCTGCACAGTCCAACAGCAACACCAAGGACACTCCCCACAATAAGCAGCAGCAGACTGCGTCGCCCACCCCCAGCAGCTATGCTTGGAAGCTCTGCAATACTGAGGCTGGTCCAGATTACATCCCATGCCTCGACAATCTCCAAGCCATCCGCAACCTTCGGACGACCAAGCACTATGAACACCGAGAAAGGCATTGCCCCCAACACCCTCCTACCTGCCTCGTCCCTCTTCCAAATGGCTACACAAATCCAATTAGGTGGCCTAACAGCAGAGATCAG ATATGGTACAACAATGTCCCGCATACTAAGCTGGTAGAATACAAGGGTCATCAGAACTGGGTTAAGGTCTCCGGGGAGTACCTCACCTTTCCGGGAGGAGGAACTCAGTTCAAACATGGCGCATTGCACTACATTGATTTCATTCAGGAG GCAAAGAAGGACATAGCATGGGGGAAACAAACTCGTGTGGTTTTAGATGTTGGTTGCGGAGTTGCCAGCTTTGGAGGATATTTATTTGATAGAGATGTTCTTACCATGTCGTTTGCACCTAAAGATGAGCATGAAGCCCAGGTGCAGTTTGCTCTTGAGAGAGGAATCCCTGCTATATCAGCAGTTATGGGTACAAAAAGGCTTCCATTCCCCGGCAGGGTCTTCGACGTTGTTCATTGTGCGCGCTGTAGGGTACCATGGCATATTGAAG GTGGTAAGCTCTTGCTAGAACTGGATAGACTGTTGCGTCCTGGTGGCTACTTTGTGTGGTCTGCCACTCCTGTGTACCAGAAGCTGCCAGAAGATGTTGAAATATGGGAAG CAATGTCTACTCTAACAAGGTCGATGTGTTGGGAAATGGTCAATAAAGTGAAGGATAGGGTAAATAGAGTGGGTATAGCAATTTTCAGAAAGCCAACGGATAATAGCTGTTATGAGGCAAGATCAGCAGCAAACCCTCCAATCTGTGGAGAGTATGATGATCCTGATGCTGCCTG GAACATATCATTGCAGTCATGCGTGCATAGGTTGCCCACTGATCCTGCCATCCGTGGTTCACAGTGGCCGGTGGAATGGCCATTGAGGTTGGAGAAACCACCTTACTGGCTGAAAAACTCTGAGGCTGGTGTCTATGGGAAGCCTGCCACTGAGGATTTTCAAGCAGACTATGAGCACTGGAAGCAGGTCATAAGCAATTCATATATGAATGACTTGGGCATTGATTGGTCAGCTGTTAGAAATGTTATGGACATGAAAGCCGCATATGGAGG GTTTGCGGCAGCTTTGCGAGATCTGAAGCTGTGGGTTATGAATGTTATTCCAATTGATTCACCTGACACACTTCCAATTATATATGAGCGTGGGTTGTTTGGAATCTACCATGATTGGTGTGAGTCATTTAGCACCTACCCCAGAACCTATGATCTTCTGCACGCGAACCATCTTTTCTCCAAGATTAAAAAGAG TGACAGGTGTAAACTAGTGGCAGTGATGGTGGAGGTGGATCGAATACTGAGGCCAGGAGGCAGGCTAATTGTTAGAGATAGTATGGAGACAATGCATGAAGTGGAGTCTATGGCAAAATCGCTACACTGGGAGGTCCGCAAGTCTTACTCCCAGGACAATGAAGGTTTGCTGTTTGTTGAGAAGACGATGTGGCGACCAAATGAAGTTGAAGCTAAGCTATGA
- the LOC127770972 gene encoding proteinaceous RNase P 1, chloroplastic/mitochondrial, with protein MRVAAAAAAAAAAIRPTAALLLLFPPHRRTASLRRSSLPFARPRRHSTTTTTAESHPKPNESNAARRRRARDSPEGLLKAKLDMCSRDNDLPTALALYEAAISPDSLIPLSLGHYNCLLYLCANAAAADSSSPDAAQRGFDIFSRMEADGVQPNEATLTILARLAAARRDPAMAFSIVRRMATAGTAPHLRSYGPALFAYCDAGDADGATEVEAHMDASGVVPEEAELAALLRVNSARGRPDQVYRLLHRARVLLRQVADATAQLLESWFASHAASEAGLDHWDATKVKQGLRNGGGGWHGQGWLGKGQWTVARTDMDKDGTCHRCGEKLVCIDIDPSETHSFAESVAQIAINRDANFVKFQKWLECHGPFDAVIDAANVGLYNRNSFSFYEVNRVVNGIQRITKSKKLPLIILHKNRVNGGPAKLPQNQKLLESWQRAGALYATPPGSNDDWYWLYAAVIYRSLLVTNDEMRDHLFQLLGTSFFPRWKEKHQVRLTFSGRGWNFHLPPPYSIVIQESEDGSWHVPTTNGDDIEKPRQWICATRKISGKSSQALARAVGHIQIQGQGRYGGGPCTSTTMPIEAVAVASLPMASRSAALCFSSAAAARSRSRSRHGRMAVSCDAGASDLLYSSLAAKLLGPPTSFDAGKLTVEFAHSHGNSSSGFPRAYTLTHCDFTANLTLAVSDTIAADRRLRADDVFAEWKQQQQQEGMALHVHCFVSGANLLHGLAAGFRYYVFSKELPLVLKAVVHGDALLFAEQPELLEAKVWVHFHSSSNAKYNRLECWGPLREAANAETTHKRHALQLDGRLEQLHNAITKGTRRRRRKWSSPDAIFSALLALLL; from the exons ATGCgtgtcgccgcggcggcggcggcggcggcggcggccatccgcCCCACtgccgcgctcctcctcctcttcccgccTCACCGCCGCACCGCCTCTCTGCGCCGCTCCTCGCTCCCCTTCGCTCGCCCGCGGCGCCactctaccaccaccaccaccgcggaGTCACACCCGAAGCCCAACGAAAGcaacgccgcccgccgccgccgcgcccgcgactCGCCCGAGGGCCTCCTCAAGGCCAAGCTCGACATGTGCTCCCGCGACAACGACCTCCCCACCGCACTCGCCCTCTACGAAGCCGCCATCTCCCCCGATTCCCTCATCCCGCTCTCCCTCGGTCACTACAACTGCCTCCTCTACCTCtgcgccaacgccgccgccgcagactcCTCGTCCCCCGATGCCGCCCAGCGTGGCTTCGACATCTTCTCCAGGATGGAGGCTGACGGCGTCCAACCCAACGAGGCCACCCTCACCATcctcgcccgcctcgccgccgcccgccgcgaccCCGCCATGGCCTTCTCCATCGTCCGCCGCATGGCCACCGCCGGCACCGCGCCGCACCTCCGCTCCTACGGCCCCGCCCTCTTCGCCTACTGCGACGCTGGAGACGCCGACGGCGCCACCGAGGTGGAGGCTCACATGGACGCCTCCGGGGTGGTGCCCGAggaggccgagctcgccgcgctgctccgcGTCAACTCTGCCCGTGGGAGACCCGACCAGGTGTACAGGCTCCTGCACAGAGCGCGCGTCCTTCTTCGCCAGGTGGCCGACGCAACCGCCCAGCTACTCGAGTCCTGGTTCGCCTCCCACGCCGCCTCAGAGGCCGGTCTGGACCACTGGGACGCCACCAAGGTGAAGCAAGGCCTgcgcaatggcggcggcggctggcatGGCCAGGGCTGGCTCGGCAAGGGCCAATGGACCGTTGCCCGAACCGACATGGACAAGGATGGCACCTGCCACCGCTGCGGGGAGAAGCTTGTCTGCATTGACATCGATCCATCAGAGACACACAGCTTTGCTGAGTCTGTCGCTCAGATAGCCATCAATCGTGACGCCAATTTCGTCAAGTTTCAG AAATGGCTCGAGTGCCATGGACCATTCGATGCCGTTATTGACGCTGCTAATGTTGGCCTTTACAATCGTAACAGTTTCAGTTTTTATGAG GTGAACCGGGTTGTAAATGGCATACAGAGAATAACTAAATCAAAGAAATTGCCACTGATAATTTTGCATAAGAACCGAGTAAATGGTGGACCTGCAAAACTTCCGCAGAATCAAAAGCTTCTTGAGAGTTGGCAGAGGGCTGGAGCACTATATGCTACACCTCCTGGTTCTAATGATGATTG GTATTGGCTGTACGCTGCTGTTATATAccggtcattgcttgttacaaATGATGAGATGCGGGACCACTTGTTTCAACTACTTGGCACTAGTTTTTTTCCAAGATGGAAGGAGAAGCATCAG GTCAGGTTAACATTCTCGGGCCGTGGTTGGAATTTTCACCTGCCGCCTCCTTATTCAATTGTCATTCAG GAATCTGAAGATGGAAGCTGGCATGTACCAACAACAAATGGTGATGATATTGAGAAACCACGGCAGTGGATTTGTGCTACTAGGAAAATTTCAGGGAAATCGTCTCAAGCACTTGCAAGGGCAGTTGGG CATATACAGATACAGGGCCAGGGGAGGTATGGAGGAGGGCCTTGCACGAGCACGACGATGCCAATAGAAGCTGTGGCGGTCGCTTCTTTACCGATGGCGTCGCGCAGCGCCGCCCTGtgcttctcctccgccgccgctgcccggaGCCGGAGCAGGAGCCGGCACGGCAGGATGGCCGTCAGCTGCGACGCCGGGGCCTCAGACCTGCTCTATTCCTCTCTG GCTGCCAAGCTGCTTGGCCCTCCCACCAGCTTCGATGCCGGCAAGCTGACGGTAGAGTTCGCCCACAGCCACGGGAACAGCAGCTCCGGGTTCCCCAGAGCTTACACTCTCACCCACTGCGACTTCACCGCTAACCTCACCCTCGCCGTCTCCgacaccatcgccgccgaccgccgcctcaGGGCGGACGACGTCTTCGCCGAGtggaagcagcagcaacagcaggagGGCATGGCCCTGCACGTGCACTGCTTCGTCAGCGGCGCCAACCTCCTgcatggcctcgccgccggcttcaGGTACTACGTCTTCTCCAAGGAGCTGCCGCTG GTTCTCAAGGCAGTTGTTCATGGCGACGCATTGCTGTTCGCGGAGCAGCCGGAGCTGCTGGAGGCGAAGGTGTGGGTGCACTTCCACTCCAGCTCCAACGCTAAGTACAACAGGCTCGAGTGCTGGGGTCCTCTCAGGGAGGCTGCAAACGCCGAG ACGACGCACAAGAGGCATGCGCTGCAACTGGACGGCCGGCTGGAGCAACTGCACAACGCAATCACCAAAGGCACAAGAAGGCGTAGGAGGAAGTGGTCTAGCCCGGACGCCATCTTCAGCGCCCTGCTCGCCCTTCTCCTTTGA
- the LOC127771745 gene encoding probable methyltransferase PMT26 isoform X2 translates to MAFGSHTRLDVRRAQQHSSFCSPSSAAAVLVALALVAVWMASSTLVTPADFSPFRPTTTTARPRNRMDPVTVEEDADDPPPLTLTQTETGPGGDNGSHSHSPSLETATEADPQAAQSNSNTKDTPHNKQQQTASPTPSSYAWKLCNTEAGPDYIPCLDNLQAIRNLRTTKHYEHRERHCPQHPPTCLVPLPNGYTNPIRWPNSRDQIWYNNVPHTKLVEYKGHQNWVKVSGEYLTFPGGGTQFKHGALHYIDFIQEAKKDIAWGKQTRVVLDVGCGVASFGGYLFDRDVLTMSFAPKDEHEAQVQFALERGIPAISAVMGTKRLPFPGRVFDVVHCARCRVPWHIEGGKLLLELDRLLRPGGYFVWSATPVYQKLPEDVEIWEAMSTLTRSMCWEMVNKVKDRVNRVGIAIFRKPTDNSCYEARSAANPPICGEYDDPDAAWNISLQSCVHRLPTDPAIRGSQWPVEWPLRLEKPPYWLKNSEAGVYGKPATEDFQADYEHWKQVISNSYMNDLGIDWSAVRNVMDMKAAYGGFAAALRDLKLWVMNVIPIDSPDTLPIIYERGLFGIYHDWCESFSTYPRTYDLLHANHLFSKIKKRCKLVAVMVEVDRILRPGGRLIVRDSMETMHEVESMAKSLHWEVRKSYSQDNEGLLFVEKTMWRPNEVEAKL, encoded by the exons ATGGCGTTTGGCAGCCACACGCGCCTGGATGTGAGGCGGGCGCAGCAGCACTCCTCATTctgctccccctcctccgccgccgccgtcttggtGGCGCTGGCCTTGGTCGCCGTCTGGATGGCCTCTTCCACGCTCGTCACCCCCGCGGATTTCTCCCCCTTCCGCCCCACAACCACAACCGCTCGACCTCGGAATCGGATGGATCCTGTGACTGTTGAAGAGGACGCCGACGACCCTCCTCCACTCACACTCACACAGACTGAGACCGGACCCGGAGGGGATAATGgctcccactcccactcccCCTCCCTGGAGACCGCTACAGAGGCAGACCCTCAAGCTGCACAGTCCAACAGCAACACCAAGGACACTCCCCACAATAAGCAGCAGCAGACTGCGTCGCCCACCCCCAGCAGCTATGCTTGGAAGCTCTGCAATACTGAGGCTGGTCCAGATTACATCCCATGCCTCGACAATCTCCAAGCCATCCGCAACCTTCGGACGACCAAGCACTATGAACACCGAGAAAGGCATTGCCCCCAACACCCTCCTACCTGCCTCGTCCCTCTTCCAAATGGCTACACAAATCCAATTAGGTGGCCTAACAGCAGAGATCAG ATATGGTACAACAATGTCCCGCATACTAAGCTGGTAGAATACAAGGGTCATCAGAACTGGGTTAAGGTCTCCGGGGAGTACCTCACCTTTCCGGGAGGAGGAACTCAGTTCAAACATGGCGCATTGCACTACATTGATTTCATTCAGGAG GCAAAGAAGGACATAGCATGGGGGAAACAAACTCGTGTGGTTTTAGATGTTGGTTGCGGAGTTGCCAGCTTTGGAGGATATTTATTTGATAGAGATGTTCTTACCATGTCGTTTGCACCTAAAGATGAGCATGAAGCCCAGGTGCAGTTTGCTCTTGAGAGAGGAATCCCTGCTATATCAGCAGTTATGGGTACAAAAAGGCTTCCATTCCCCGGCAGGGTCTTCGACGTTGTTCATTGTGCGCGCTGTAGGGTACCATGGCATATTGAAG GTGGTAAGCTCTTGCTAGAACTGGATAGACTGTTGCGTCCTGGTGGCTACTTTGTGTGGTCTGCCACTCCTGTGTACCAGAAGCTGCCAGAAGATGTTGAAATATGGGAAG CAATGTCTACTCTAACAAGGTCGATGTGTTGGGAAATGGTCAATAAAGTGAAGGATAGGGTAAATAGAGTGGGTATAGCAATTTTCAGAAAGCCAACGGATAATAGCTGTTATGAGGCAAGATCAGCAGCAAACCCTCCAATCTGTGGAGAGTATGATGATCCTGATGCTGCCTG GAACATATCATTGCAGTCATGCGTGCATAGGTTGCCCACTGATCCTGCCATCCGTGGTTCACAGTGGCCGGTGGAATGGCCATTGAGGTTGGAGAAACCACCTTACTGGCTGAAAAACTCTGAGGCTGGTGTCTATGGGAAGCCTGCCACTGAGGATTTTCAAGCAGACTATGAGCACTGGAAGCAGGTCATAAGCAATTCATATATGAATGACTTGGGCATTGATTGGTCAGCTGTTAGAAATGTTATGGACATGAAAGCCGCATATGGAGG GTTTGCGGCAGCTTTGCGAGATCTGAAGCTGTGGGTTATGAATGTTATTCCAATTGATTCACCTGACACACTTCCAATTATATATGAGCGTGGGTTGTTTGGAATCTACCATGATTGGTGTGAGTCATTTAGCACCTACCCCAGAACCTATGATCTTCTGCACGCGAACCATCTTTTCTCCAAGATTAAAAAGAG GTGTAAACTAGTGGCAGTGATGGTGGAGGTGGATCGAATACTGAGGCCAGGAGGCAGGCTAATTGTTAGAGATAGTATGGAGACAATGCATGAAGTGGAGTCTATGGCAAAATCGCTACACTGGGAGGTCCGCAAGTCTTACTCCCAGGACAATGAAGGTTTGCTGTTTGTTGAGAAGACGATGTGGCGACCAAATGAAGTTGAAGCTAAGCTATGA